The following nucleotide sequence is from Allocatelliglobosispora scoriae.
GCGAACAGTGCGCTGATCCCGCAGGCCGGGCCTCGCCGCACCAGGTCTTCGCAGATCTGCTCGATCTCGTCGCCGTAGACCGGGTGCTCGAACCAGCGCTGGCACTCGTCCACTGCGACGACGATCGGGTGTAGCCGGTAGGCCGGCATCGACGCCAGCTCTGGCGTGACCTTGTTCTCCGGGCACAGCTCCCGAGGCAGCTCACGGATCACCCGCGTACGCCGCCGCAGCTCGCCCTGAAGTTCCCGCAGGTCTTCCAGGGCGTAGAGGATGTCTTCGTCCTCGTCGCCCGCTCGGTACCGGTGCGAGACCGGGGCCAGGGCGGAGAAGTCGCCGGTTCCCTTCAGGTCGTAGGGATGCAGCTGCGCGCGAGGGTCGAGCGCAGCTGCGAGCAGGATCAGCCGCAGCGAGAACGTCTTGCCCATGCGCGGGATGGCACCGATGACCATCGACGCGAACATGAGCGTGATCGTCACGACCCGCCCGCGCGGGTCGGTCCCGAACGCGAACGGCTCGAACAGGTCCACCTTCCCCGCCTTGGCCAGCGGCCAGACGGGCGGCTTCGCCGCCGACATCTCCTGATCGCCGACCCACAGCACCAGGCGGCCCGGATGCACACCGGGCACCGCCTCGGGCCAGACACAGCCCAGTGGCCGGCCGAGCGCGGAGGCCAGCTCGGTGCGCTTCTCGATCACCGCCGAGGCAGTGGCACCAGCGGGCAGGTCAACGGTGGCGCGCCAGCCGTTGCCGTCCCGAGCGATAGGCGCCGGGAACCCGATGGCGTTCGGGTCCTTCGCCAGCCGAGCCGTGATCGACGAAAGGCCGAGCACGGACAGGGCGTAGACGACCCGATCCGACTCCAGGCGCGGCACGCGGGCCGAGATGACGGCCCGCCCCATCAGCGGCTTGTCGAGTGGCCGGCCAACCATGCCCAGCACGCCGACCACTGCCGTGCCGATGGCGACCAGGGCGAGCGTGCGGGTGCCCGGTTCGAGCGTCAGCCACCCGGTCAGCCCGCCGCAAATGACGAAGACCGAACCGCCAAGGAACAGCGCCGTGCGCAGCCGCACCCGGCTGTCGCGCTGCATCGACAGCTTCAGGTAGTCCTGCGGATCGTCCCGGTGCACCGCCGACAGCCGCAGCGCGTGGCCCTCCAGGTCGAGCACCCAGCGCACCAGGCCGACCCCGGCACGCCAGCCGCCACGCGGTGAGTACGCGGCCAGCTTGCCCGCGTAGACCGGCACCCGCACCAGGTGGAACCCGGCAACGTGAACGCCGTAGCCGGCCGCCCACTTCATCGTGTCGGCGAAGGTCGCTCGCGACCGCAGCCAAGGCGGTAGCACCGGCTCACGGCGTGCCGGCCGATCCGCCCACGCACCAGCAGGCAGGTTCGGTCCGTCCACCGACACCAGCGGCTCCGGCTCGTCCAGGAGTTCGGCAAGACCGGCATCCCAGTCACGCGGGTTGTCCTCGTTGGTCGTCATCGGGTCACCTCCACCAGTTCAGCCGTGCCGACATTCGTCGATGCTGTGTCCGCGTCCACGGCGGTCGCCGTGTCCGCTCGGTTCGCCGACAGCACCCGGCGTACGGTGCGGTCGGTCGTCTTCGCCGCACGCGCGATGTCCTTCTGGGTACCGGTCGGGTTCTCCGCCAGCGCAACCGCCACGCGAGCGGCTGCATCCGGCTTCGCCGTACGGGTACGCGGAGCGCGAGCAGGAATCGTGCGCTGGGGTTTGTCCGCTTCTCCGTCCGTCGCTGGCTGCGCCATCGCAGCGGTCACGGAAGGCTGGCCACCATTGATGCGATCGGGGTCGATGTCCGCTGCCAGCAGGCCAGTCAATCGTCCGTAGTCCACCGATGCGGCGAGCCGCGCGGCAACCTCTTCCAGGTCGTAGGAGACCATCGCGATGTCCGCACTGACCGAGTCGAGAGAAGCGGACAGCTTGCGCCGCAACGCTGCGGCAATCGCCCTGTGCCGATCCGTCGTGGCCTTCTCCGAGAGCGCGGCCCCGATCGAGTCGTGCACACCGAGCGCCGTGTTCGCCGTGGCGAGCGTCCGAGCGCGCCAGACCGTACGCGGCATCCGCAGCCACAGCCCCAGGCCGTAGACGGGCGGCTGCCCGGTCAGCTTGCCCGCTGCACGCAGCGAGTCACGGCGTCGAGCGTTGGTGTGCAGCACCCACACCGCGTACCCGGCGAGGCTGGCACCCGTGTAGAGCGCACAGGTACCTACCGAACCTTCGTGGCCGTAGAAGTTCATCGCCGCGACGCCGAGCGCCACCGCGACCGACAGCAGCCGGGCCGCCACCGCCTGCTCCCCATGCTGGGTACGCCGCCAGTCGGCGAACGCGAACAGCACCGCCGCCAGCAACTCCACCGCGAGGGCGACCGCCAGGGCCACGGGCCGGTTGACCCCGACCCACGTCATCAGCCCGTCCGACTGGCCGTAGAGCGCGATGCCGGCCATCCCGACGTAGAACACGCCGAGCAGGTGAAGCGGCCCGGTCGAACGCATCTGCGTACCGTTCATCGGGCACCTCCCGACCAGCGAGTGCCGAGCGCGAACCCGGTCACCCCAGCACCGATCACCCGGTCGGCCGGGCCGTTGCTGGTGTTCTCGTCGTCGACCCGCTCATAGAGCCAGCCGCCGGCCTTCAGGTCCACCTCGGCCGGGCCGGTCAGCGCTAGCTGAGCAGCTGGCACGCCGAGCGCTGTCGCGATCATCGCCAGCACATCGGCTGACACTGTTACCGAATCCGGGATGAAGAGAGTGGTCACAGCCACCACCGCCGAGGGCGACGGACCATCACGAACTCTTCGCCGTCATCGGTGTCGCCCATCACCGCGGCTTCATCGTCCGCAGACTTCCCGATGGCCTGACCAACAGCGACCAGCCCGAACGCGATCGCAGCGCCGATCAGCCCTGCGCGCACCGGCTGGCCCGCCAGGACTGCGCCGATCCCGCAGAGGACCAGGGCGCAAGTCGAAACCATGCCGGTCACGGTCACGTTCTCAGCCTCCGCGTCGTCGCGGATCGTCACGTATAGCAGCGCCGAGCCCCACATCAACGGGGCCGCCGGCTTTCCGAACCGCGCGACAAGCTCGGCATACGCGGCCTGGCGGTCCACACCCGGCTCGTGCGAGCCGACCAGGCGGATAACGTCTCGCATCGGCGTGCTCATCGCGTCACCGCCGACACGAAATCGGCAGCGTCCACCACAGTCATCGACGACCAGGCCGCATCGACCATCGCGTCGATCGCCTTGACCGGCACGCAGACCCGCCCCCGTACACGGACGGCAGGGAACTCGCCAGCCTTGATCGCCCGGTAGACGGTCATCTCGGAAAGGCCCAGCATTTCGGCGGTTTCGGCGACGCTGTAGAAGCGCCGTTCCGAAGGAGTCTTGCCCCCGCTGACCGAAGCAGCGAGAGCGCTAGCCTTGTTGTGCATCGTTCCTCCACAGGCTCGGTGTCCAGGCCTGGGCGAGTTGCACCTCGCTCAGGCCCCTTCATTAGCCCGGTAACCATCGCTGTTTACCGGGGTTAACTTGAGTCACTAGAGCATCATGGGCACCACTGGGTTGTCAAGCCCCATAAACAGATTTGTTTATCCGGGCGAACCACCTGGGATTTCGCTACCCCGCTACACCAACTACGCTTGCGCTAGCCCTCTTAACAGACGGAGTAGCGACATGCCGAAGGCAGGCACCGACACGCGAGCCAAGCTGCTCGCGCGGGCTCAGAGCATCAATGCAGAGATCGACGAGCACCAGGTCGCCATCGCTGAGCTTTCCCAGGAACGACGAGACTGCCTCGAATCGCTGATCGAGGACGGCATGACACAGTCACAGCTCGCCGACCACCTTGGCATGTCTCGCGGTCGGGTCTCGCAGCTGCTCTCGGCCGGCGCCCGACCCGAGCGAGCCTTCTTCGGCACCGGAAAGGTCACGGTCGCCATCGGCGGTAAGAACGAGACAGGCCGCAAGGACGGCAAGCCGCTGGTCGTGGCCTCTGGTGAGGCCTTCGGAGCCTTCGAGCATCTGGCCACGCTGGTACGCATGCTCGGACTCGACGCCGAATCGGAGATCGTGCCGCCGCCCGGGATGGTTCAGCTGAACCGCGCCAACCTCGTCGTGCTGACGAGCCCACGGCTGCTTCCCTTCGTCGGCCAGGTCCTCGACGCCGATCCGCACCTCGGGTTCTCCCACGACGAACGCGGCTGGTTCCTCGTCGACAAGACGACGGGAACCGAGCACCGTTCACCCAGCGACGAAGGCGAGAGCGGCGACTACGCCTACGTTGGCCGGCTACCTCGACCAGACGGCAAGGGAACGTTCCTCTACCTCGCTGGCATCCACGCACCCGGCACCGTCGGCGCGGTCCACTACATCGAGAACCACCTGCCGGAGCTCTACCGCGAGGTGAAGACTCGCCGCTGGTCAGCCCTGGTCAGCTGCCAGTTCAACCCCGACACCCGGCGCATCACCAGCAGCCAGCTCGTCTCTCCGATCTACCGGCACGAACATGCCTAACTTCAACAACCTCCAGTACGCCAGCGAACCCGGCAGCCCGACATCACCGTCCGAGGACTGGGCGCAGGCAACCGCTGACCTCATCGTGGTGCTCGACGGGGCTACCGCCCGTACCGAAACCGGCTGCTCACACGGCATATCCTGGTATGCCGAACACCTGGGCAAATCGCTGCTGTTGGCAGCTGCGGACACCACTCTGTCCTTGGTGGGGGTGGCCAAGTCCGCGATCTCCCGCGTAGCTTGCCTGCACCCCGAATGCGACCTCACTCATCCTGGTACGCCATCCGCTGGTATCGCGATGCTCCGACCCGACGGCAGATACTTCGTGCTCGGCGACGTG
It contains:
- a CDS encoding cell division protein FtsK, with the translated sequence MTTNEDNPRDWDAGLAELLDEPEPLVSVDGPNLPAGAWADRPARREPVLPPWLRSRATFADTMKWAAGYGVHVAGFHLVRVPVYAGKLAAYSPRGGWRAGVGLVRWVLDLEGHALRLSAVHRDDPQDYLKLSMQRDSRVRLRTALFLGGSVFVICGGLTGWLTLEPGTRTLALVAIGTAVVGVLGMVGRPLDKPLMGRAVISARVPRLESDRVVYALSVLGLSSITARLAKDPNAIGFPAPIARDGNGWRATVDLPAGATASAVIEKRTELASALGRPLGCVWPEAVPGVHPGRLVLWVGDQEMSAAKPPVWPLAKAGKVDLFEPFAFGTDPRGRVVTITLMFASMVIGAIPRMGKTFSLRLILLAAALDPRAQLHPYDLKGTGDFSALAPVSHRYRAGDEDEDILYALEDLRELQGELRRRTRVIRELPRELCPENKVTPELASMPAYRLHPIVVAVDECQRWFEHPVYGDEIEQICEDLVRRGPACGISALFATQRVDAKSLPTGISSNAVLRFCLKVVGHQPNDMVLGTGAHSSGIKATMFARSDRGIGYLAGEADDPQITRTFYMDGPAAEVVVARARAAREAAGTLTGYAQDPTQEQAARKADEHRVLDDVLAVIPASEPKVWCVTVAERLADHRPDAYAGWTGEQVTKTLGRYGITSGQVFRQGQNRQGLTRADIVNAITQRDRFRGGKP
- a CDS encoding helix-turn-helix domain-containing protein, producing the protein MHNKASALAASVSGGKTPSERRFYSVAETAEMLGLSEMTVYRAIKAGEFPAVRVRGRVCVPVKAIDAMVDAAWSSMTVVDAADFVSAVTR
- a CDS encoding sigma factor-like helix-turn-helix DNA-binding protein; its protein translation is MPKAGTDTRAKLLARAQSINAEIDEHQVAIAELSQERRDCLESLIEDGMTQSQLADHLGMSRGRVSQLLSAGARPERAFFGTGKVTVAIGGKNETGRKDGKPLVVASGEAFGAFEHLATLVRMLGLDAESEIVPPPGMVQLNRANLVVLTSPRLLPFVGQVLDADPHLGFSHDERGWFLVDKTTGTEHRSPSDEGESGDYAYVGRLPRPDGKGTFLYLAGIHAPGTVGAVHYIENHLPELYREVKTRRWSALVSCQFNPDTRRITSSQLVSPIYRHEHA